Below is a genomic region from Armatimonadota bacterium.
ACTTTTGCTCGAACCGAGACATCCAGAATTCCCTGCATTGACGGCACTTTGATAAGCTGTTTGTAGAAATTGTCGTCCATGGATTTTATGTCCACTCGATATACATCAAGGTAGGGACCAATTAGATCGAGAGCCTCCGGTGTGGAGTAACCATTGGTCACATATACGGTATAAAGACCGTTTTGTTTGCAGAGCTTTGCGCAATCCAGGGTATAATTAAGCCAAATTGACGGCTCATTATATGTCCAGGCTACGCCCTCGCAGTGGCTTTCTTTTGCCGTTCGGACCAGTATTTCCGGGCTTACGCCGGTCTTGCAATACCCGCATGCAGACTCTACAGCATCGGCGTAAGCTATCTCCCAGTTTTGGCAAAAGATGCACCTGAAATTACACCCAAGCGTTCCAACAGAATAGCAAAGGCTGCCTGGCCTGTAATGAAACACAGGCTTCTTTTCAATTGGATCGGCTGCTGCAGAGGATATTACGCCGTAGATTGTGTCATATAGTATGCCATCATAATTGACTTTTGTGCGACAATATCCTACCCCACCCTTGGATATCCGGCACCTGCGCTGGCATATATTGCATCCTATACGCCCATCACCCAGATTTTCTGCCAAGAGTGCTTCTTTTAGCGCACCGGC
It encodes:
- the amrS gene encoding AmmeMemoRadiSam system radical SAM enzyme, coding for MIDKLESRIESLRSAGALKEALLAENLGDGRIGCNICQRRCRISKGGVGYCRTKVNYDGILYDTIYGVISSAAADPIEKKPVFHYRPGSLCYSVGTLGCNFRCIFCQNWEIAYADAVESACGYCKTGVSPEILVRTAKESHCEGVAWTYNEPSIWLNYTLDCAKLCKQNGLYTVYVTNGYSTPEALDLIGPYLDVYRVDIKSMDDNFYKQLIKVPSMQGILDVSVRAKVEWGMHVECVTNIIPGWNDSEENLTKTARWIADSLGTDTPWHVTRFFPYGELSDIPPTPPDTLEAAVKIGKQAGLKFVYLGNMVTETGENTYCPKCGSLAVRRSGYTTQIVGVTSEGKCSVDYENLNMRL